Proteins encoded by one window of Candidatus Binatia bacterium:
- a CDS encoding sugar ABC transporter permease gives MRSRAPWVLVTPALVAIAAFFFVPIVAALLLSLTDFDLYALADPANLRVVGLENYARLVADPVFRKALANTTYFVVVAAPLSIAVSLGAALLVSSSLTRFASLFRTAFFLPVVTTLVAAAVVWRYLYHPRVGLLNRVLAFFGVAPIDWLGDPDWAMPAIILMSVWKGFGFNMVIFVAGLQSIPTRLYEAAALDGAGPIARFFHVTVPMLAPTFTFVVLMTMIGHFQLFAEPYVMTQGGPGDATLSVVLLMYREGFRWWNLGYATATAFVLFAIILFLTLVALAIRNRGAVATGATLEAGGGRTVGAGA, from the coding sequence CTGCGCTCGCGCGCCCCCTGGGTGCTGGTCACGCCGGCGCTGGTCGCGATCGCCGCCTTCTTCTTCGTGCCGATCGTCGCAGCACTGCTGCTGAGCCTCACCGATTTCGACCTCTACGCGCTCGCCGACCCGGCGAACCTGCGCGTCGTCGGGCTCGAGAACTACGCGCGGCTCGTCGCCGATCCGGTGTTCCGCAAGGCGCTCGCCAACACGACGTACTTCGTCGTCGTCGCGGCCCCGCTGTCGATCGCGGTGTCGCTCGGGGCGGCGCTGCTCGTGAGCTCGAGCTTGACGCGGTTCGCGTCGCTCTTCCGCACCGCGTTCTTCCTGCCGGTCGTCACGACGCTCGTCGCCGCCGCGGTGGTGTGGCGCTACCTCTACCACCCGCGCGTCGGGCTCCTGAACCGCGTGCTCGCCTTCTTCGGCGTCGCGCCGATCGACTGGCTCGGCGACCCCGACTGGGCGATGCCGGCGATCATCCTGATGTCGGTGTGGAAGGGCTTCGGCTTCAACATGGTGATCTTCGTCGCCGGGCTGCAGAGCATCCCGACGCGGCTCTACGAGGCCGCCGCGCTCGACGGCGCGGGCCCGATCGCGCGCTTCTTCCACGTCACGGTGCCGATGCTCGCGCCGACCTTCACCTTCGTCGTGCTGATGACGATGATCGGCCACTTCCAGCTCTTCGCCGAGCCCTACGTGATGACGCAGGGCGGGCCGGGCGACGCGACGCTCAGCGTGGTGCTGCTGATGTACCGCGAGGGCTTCCGCTGGTGGAACCTCGGCTACGCGACGGCGACCGCCTTCGTGCTCTTCGCGATCATTCTATTCTTGACGCTCGTCGCGCTCGCGATCCGCAACCGCGGCGCGGTCGCGACCGGCGCGACCCTCGAGGCGGGCGGCGGGCGCACGGTCGGAGCGGGCGCATGA
- a CDS encoding carbohydrate ABC transporter permease: MRRLLPALVLHAVLLVAAAATLLPLVWMVSVSLMPPGEAAAARLLPEQPTLEHYRTLFARLDVARHAANSALLASAITALSLLLNAMAGYAFAKLRFACRDAIFRLLLGALVIPAQVGMLPLFLILKEMGLINTYAGVIVPGLASIFGIFLVRQHMLSIPESVLDAARIDGASELRIFWSIALPAARPILITLGIFTFMGAWNDFLWPLIVLSEESMFTLPVALANLLGEHAADTELMMAGAVVTVLPMVALFLALQRYYVAGVVGGSVKG, from the coding sequence ATGAGACGGCTCCTGCCCGCGCTCGTCCTGCACGCGGTGCTGCTCGTCGCGGCGGCGGCGACGCTGCTGCCGCTCGTCTGGATGGTGTCGGTGTCGCTGATGCCGCCGGGCGAAGCGGCGGCGGCCCGGCTGCTGCCCGAGCAGCCGACGCTCGAGCACTACCGGACGCTGTTCGCGCGCCTCGACGTCGCGCGCCACGCCGCGAACAGCGCGCTGCTCGCGAGCGCCATCACCGCGCTCTCGCTGTTGCTGAACGCCATGGCAGGCTATGCGTTCGCGAAGCTGCGCTTCGCGTGCCGCGACGCGATCTTCCGGCTGCTGCTCGGGGCGCTCGTCATCCCGGCGCAGGTCGGGATGCTGCCGCTGTTCCTGATCCTCAAGGAGATGGGGCTGATCAACACCTACGCCGGCGTGATCGTGCCCGGGCTCGCGAGCATCTTCGGCATCTTCCTGGTCCGGCAGCACATGCTGTCGATCCCGGAGAGCGTGCTCGACGCGGCGCGCATCGACGGCGCCTCGGAGCTGCGCATCTTCTGGTCGATCGCGCTGCCGGCCGCGCGCCCGATCCTGATCACGCTCGGCATCTTCACCTTCATGGGGGCCTGGAACGACTTCCTGTGGCCGCTCATCGTTTTGAGCGAGGAGTCGATGTTCACTCTACCGGTCGCGCTCGCCAATCTGCTGGGCGAGCACGCGGCGGACACGGAGCTGATGATGGCTGGGGCGGTCGTGACGGTGCTGCCGATGGTCGCGCTCTTTCTCGCGCTGCAGCGCTACTACGTCGCGGGCGTGGTCGGCGGAAGCGTGAAGGGATAG
- a CDS encoding sugar ABC transporter substrate-binding protein gives MRDALRTCLLACGLVVLAAGCTDDGAADATVVDFWALGYEGEVVERLVPAFEARTPGVRVRVQQIPWSAAREKLITAFVAGTMPDVFQLGSTWVAEFVALGALEPLSTADVASAQGDGFFPGILEANVIDGTTWGLPWYVDTRVLFYRSDLLSRTGRRAPRTWDEWLDCMEAVRREASGDAFAILLPLTEWETPVILAMQSGATLLRDDETRGNFQSPEFRRAFTFYVSLFERGLAPRSGEASAANLYQGFADGTFSFLITGPWNLAQFRERLPASLQHAWATAPMPAPQADGFPGVSLAGGASLALWRGSRVKDAAWKWVQYLVAPEAQAELARLAGDLPARESAWRALALDRGAHTRAFWEQLRNVRPTPRIPEWERIAAEIGRRAEAAIRGEESVDRALAALDEGVDRILAKRRWLRERAARAAGAADAKRAPGADDAPDAALARHAAGAAITENAAGAAGGAP, from the coding sequence ATGCGCGACGCCCTGCGTACCTGCCTCCTCGCCTGCGGTCTCGTCGTCCTCGCCGCCGGCTGCACCGACGACGGCGCCGCGGACGCCACCGTCGTCGACTTCTGGGCGCTCGGGTACGAGGGCGAGGTGGTCGAGCGGCTCGTGCCGGCCTTCGAGGCGCGAACGCCCGGCGTGCGCGTGCGCGTCCAGCAGATCCCGTGGAGTGCGGCGCGCGAGAAGCTGATCACGGCGTTCGTCGCCGGCACGATGCCCGACGTCTTCCAGCTCGGCAGCACCTGGGTCGCGGAGTTCGTCGCGCTCGGCGCGCTCGAGCCGCTCTCGACCGCGGACGTCGCGTCCGCGCAAGGTGACGGATTCTTCCCCGGCATTCTCGAAGCGAATGTCATCGACGGAACGACTTGGGGGCTCCCTTGGTACGTGGACACCAGGGTCCTCTTTTACCGCAGCGACCTTCTCTCCCGCACCGGTCGCCGTGCGCCACGCACCTGGGACGAGTGGCTCGACTGCATGGAGGCGGTCCGTCGAGAAGCGTCCGGCGATGCGTTCGCAATTCTCTTGCCGCTCACGGAGTGGGAGACTCCGGTGATCCTCGCGATGCAGAGCGGTGCGACGCTCCTACGTGACGACGAAACGCGCGGCAACTTCCAGAGCCCCGAGTTCCGTCGCGCCTTTACCTTCTACGTCTCGCTGTTCGAGCGCGGGCTCGCACCGCGCAGCGGCGAGGCGAGCGCCGCGAACCTCTACCAGGGTTTCGCCGACGGGACTTTCTCATTCTTGATCACCGGACCGTGGAACCTCGCGCAGTTTCGCGAGCGGCTGCCGGCGTCGCTGCAGCACGCCTGGGCGACGGCGCCGATGCCCGCCCCGCAGGCGGACGGCTTTCCCGGCGTGTCGCTCGCCGGTGGCGCGAGCCTTGCGCTGTGGCGTGGATCACGGGTGAAGGACGCGGCCTGGAAGTGGGTGCAGTACCTCGTCGCGCCGGAAGCGCAGGCGGAGCTCGCCCGCCTCGCGGGCGACCTGCCGGCGCGCGAGAGCGCGTGGCGCGCGCTCGCGCTCGACCGCGGCGCGCACACGCGCGCCTTCTGGGAGCAGCTGCGCAACGTGCGTCCGACGCCGCGCATCCCCGAGTGGGAGCGCATCGCGGCCGAGATCGGCAGACGCGCCGAGGCGGCGATCCGTGGTGAGGAGAGCGTCGATCGGGCGCTCGCCGCGCTCGACGAGGGCGTCGACCGGATCCTCGCCAAGCGGCGCTGGCTGCGCGAGCGCGCGGCGCGAGCTGCGGGCGCGGCGGACGCCAAACGAGCACCGGGTGCTGACGACGCGCCGGACGCGGCGCTTGCCCGGCACGCGGCAGGCGCCGCGATCACCGAGAACGCGGCAGGCGCCGCGGGAGGCGCGCCGTGA
- a CDS encoding glucan biosynthesis protein G, translated as MPRARRGSLAALLLGVLALLTTLAQPTSASAFGWDDVVKRARELANEGFYAGEEIPDWLAGITYDQWRDIRFKPEYATWREEELPFQVQFFHPGLFYNRPVKVNIVDGDTVSPAMFLPSQFDYGRNEFASRVPQTLGYAGFRLHAPIKRPDYFDEVIVFLGASYFRAVGRDQVFGLSARGLAIDTAEPTGEEFPFFREFWIEKPQPGDDSITVYALLDSPGLAGAYGFVIHPGEETVVEVYAELFPRRDIEKLGIAPLTSMFFHGENTLRKFDDFRPEAHDSDGLLIHFASGDWLWRPLDNPERLQISRFDAENVLGFGLVQRDREFASYEDLETQAQMRPSAWVEPIGSWGPGQVELVEIPTKSDTNDNIVAYWVPAREVKKGEPLTFAYRLYWYGDNPDRPPLARVASTRRDHGSKGDTERFVIDFAGGNIDLIPPSEILHGSLSIRPEKEAELVGQQVVKNQLTGEWRLTFQVKPRGSEPVDLRARLEWIGQPLTEIWAYTLTP; from the coding sequence GTGCCGCGCGCGCGTCGCGGGTCGCTTGCGGCGCTGCTGCTCGGCGTGCTCGCGCTGCTCACGACGCTCGCGCAGCCGACGAGCGCCAGCGCGTTCGGCTGGGACGACGTCGTCAAGCGCGCGCGCGAGCTCGCCAACGAAGGGTTCTACGCGGGCGAGGAGATCCCCGACTGGCTCGCCGGGATCACCTACGATCAGTGGCGCGACATCCGCTTCAAGCCGGAGTACGCGACCTGGCGGGAGGAGGAGCTGCCGTTCCAGGTGCAGTTCTTCCATCCCGGACTGTTCTACAATCGCCCGGTCAAGGTGAACATCGTCGACGGCGACACCGTGTCGCCGGCGATGTTCCTGCCGAGCCAGTTCGACTACGGGCGCAACGAGTTCGCGAGCCGCGTCCCGCAGACGCTCGGCTACGCGGGCTTCCGCCTGCACGCGCCGATCAAGCGTCCCGACTACTTCGACGAGGTGATCGTCTTCCTCGGCGCGTCGTACTTCCGCGCCGTCGGGCGCGATCAGGTGTTCGGCCTCTCGGCGCGCGGGCTCGCGATCGACACCGCGGAGCCGACCGGCGAGGAGTTCCCGTTCTTCCGCGAGTTCTGGATCGAGAAGCCGCAGCCGGGCGACGACTCGATCACGGTGTACGCGCTGCTCGACAGCCCGGGGCTCGCGGGCGCCTACGGCTTCGTCATCCATCCGGGCGAGGAGACGGTGGTCGAGGTCTACGCCGAGCTCTTCCCGCGTCGCGACATCGAGAAGCTCGGCATCGCGCCGCTCACCAGCATGTTCTTCCACGGCGAGAACACGCTGCGGAAGTTCGACGACTTCCGCCCGGAGGCGCACGACTCGGACGGACTCCTGATCCACTTCGCGTCGGGCGACTGGCTGTGGCGTCCGCTCGACAACCCCGAGCGCCTGCAGATCTCGCGCTTCGACGCGGAGAACGTGCTCGGCTTCGGCCTCGTCCAGCGCGACCGCGAGTTCGCGAGCTACGAGGACCTCGAGACGCAGGCGCAGATGCGTCCGAGCGCGTGGGTCGAGCCGATCGGGTCGTGGGGGCCGGGGCAGGTCGAGCTGGTCGAGATCCCGACCAAGTCCGACACCAACGACAACATCGTCGCCTACTGGGTGCCGGCGCGCGAGGTGAAGAAGGGCGAGCCGCTCACCTTCGCGTACCGCCTCTACTGGTACGGCGACAACCCCGACCGCCCGCCGCTCGCGCGCGTCGCCTCGACGCGTCGCGACCACGGCAGCAAGGGCGACACCGAGCGCTTCGTCATCGACTTCGCGGGCGGCAACATCGACCTCATCCCGCCCAGCGAGATCCTGCACGGCAGCCTCTCGATCCGTCCGGAGAAGGAGGCCGAGCTGGTGGGTCAGCAGGTCGTCAAGAACCAGCTCACCGGCGAGTGGCGCTTGACGTTCCAGGTCAAGCCGCGCGGCAGCGAGCCGGTCGACCTGCGCGCGCGCCTCGAGTGGATCGGGCAGCCGCTGACCGAGATCTGGGCCTACACGCTGACGCCGTGA
- a CDS encoding discoidin domain-containing protein yields MAAFVSLALGAPARGQETQIDGFESLASWSATASPGATVEVGLDEGVDGQAMRIDFDLGTSGGFIILRKQVNLDLPENYLFAFQIRGEAPPNNLELKLVDPQGDNVWWMVERDFEFPKEWTRFVVRKSRFGFAWGSSQGAPLRRVGFIEFAISAGSGGKGSVWLDELTFGVRPAKPRTPPKPRVTASTSIPGHPPDGVLDNDPLTSWHSGSVAEQQWLLLDFRAPRELGGIIIDWDREDFPTVYRVELSDDGEHWVTGYRSETGTGRRAYIYLRDAETRYLRLVFEKSSREHGYGIRGISIQPVSFSATPNHFFSAIASEAVPGFFPKYFGNVQTYWTVVGVPGDAYEALINEEGMVEVDQGAFSIEPFLFTDGELVTWQAVDTEQRLEDGYLPIPTVVWQHPRVGLEVTPLAVGEPGSSLLLVRYRVKNTSDTHQDILLFAAIRPFQVLPPWQALNMVGGVTLIREITSDERSAVVNQNRRVVSLTPPERFGAATFEEDLLSTYLLGGRIPPHPAVEDPTGFASGAFEYRLSLEPQAHADVVLAVPWPGASVPTIEPGRSAAELFEQKLREIADEWRRELSRVEIEVPPDQEHLVRTVKSTLAYIQINRDGPAIQPGSRNYARSWIRDGAFTAGALLDFGAREEVRAFLKWFAEHQFEDGRIPCCIDRRGADRVPENDSNGEFLYTVAEYYRFTRDPGFVWEIWPAVVRAVEFIEAQRATRLTAEYDSDDKLVFRGLMPESISHEGYSANPVHSYWDDFFTLRGLRDAVDLARAVDDHERARHWAELRDAFRNDLYASIERTIAKHGIDYLPGSAELGDFDATSTAAAISPVGELANLPAGPLAKTFDRYMEYVRERATRPPGEEQYSPYELRNVAALIMMGRRDDALELLELLMADRRPEAWNQWAEVVWRDPDMPRFIGDMPHTWVGASFMRSVRTMYAYERENDAALVLAAGLPLAWLPEGGPGVGVKRLPTHYGVLHYRLRRDGPNALLFEISGDLEVPAGGIVLDPPLPAPLAAVKIDGAPQDVPQDGVVVVRRLPAAVRLEWTEPAAGAAQPGTE; encoded by the coding sequence GTGGCCGCCTTCGTTTCGCTCGCACTCGGCGCACCGGCGCGCGGCCAGGAGACCCAGATCGACGGCTTCGAGAGCCTCGCGTCGTGGAGCGCGACCGCGTCGCCCGGCGCGACGGTCGAGGTCGGGCTCGACGAGGGCGTCGACGGCCAAGCGATGCGCATCGACTTCGACCTCGGCACGAGCGGCGGCTTCATCATCCTGCGCAAGCAGGTGAACCTCGACCTGCCGGAGAACTACCTGTTCGCGTTCCAGATCCGCGGCGAGGCGCCGCCGAACAACCTCGAGCTCAAGCTCGTCGACCCGCAAGGGGACAACGTCTGGTGGATGGTCGAGCGCGACTTCGAGTTCCCGAAGGAGTGGACGCGCTTCGTCGTGCGCAAGTCGCGCTTCGGCTTCGCGTGGGGCTCGTCGCAGGGCGCGCCGCTGCGTCGCGTGGGCTTCATCGAGTTCGCGATCTCGGCGGGCAGCGGCGGCAAGGGCTCGGTGTGGCTCGACGAGCTGACCTTCGGCGTGCGTCCGGCGAAGCCGCGCACGCCGCCCAAGCCGCGCGTCACCGCGTCGACGTCGATCCCCGGCCATCCGCCCGACGGCGTGCTCGACAACGATCCGCTGACGAGCTGGCACAGCGGCTCGGTCGCCGAGCAGCAGTGGCTACTGCTCGACTTCCGCGCGCCGCGCGAGCTCGGCGGCATCATCATCGACTGGGACCGCGAGGACTTCCCGACCGTCTACCGCGTCGAGCTCTCCGACGACGGCGAGCACTGGGTCACCGGCTACCGAAGCGAGACCGGCACCGGACGGCGCGCGTACATCTACCTGCGCGACGCCGAGACCCGCTACCTGCGTCTCGTCTTCGAGAAGAGCAGCCGCGAGCACGGCTACGGCATCCGCGGCATCTCGATCCAGCCGGTGTCGTTCTCCGCGACGCCGAACCACTTCTTCAGCGCGATCGCGAGCGAGGCGGTGCCGGGCTTCTTCCCGAAGTACTTCGGCAACGTGCAGACGTACTGGACCGTGGTCGGCGTGCCGGGCGACGCGTACGAGGCGCTGATCAACGAGGAAGGCATGGTCGAGGTCGACCAGGGCGCGTTCTCGATCGAGCCCTTCCTCTTCACCGACGGCGAGCTCGTCACCTGGCAGGCGGTCGACACCGAGCAGCGGCTCGAGGACGGCTACCTGCCGATCCCGACCGTCGTCTGGCAGCATCCGCGCGTCGGGCTCGAGGTGACGCCGCTCGCGGTCGGCGAGCCGGGAAGTTCGCTGCTGCTCGTGCGCTACCGCGTCAAGAATACCTCGGACACGCATCAGGACATCCTGCTGTTCGCCGCCATCCGACCGTTCCAGGTGCTGCCGCCGTGGCAGGCGCTGAACATGGTCGGCGGCGTGACGCTGATCCGCGAGATCACCTCGGACGAGCGCTCGGCCGTCGTCAATCAAAACCGGCGCGTCGTCTCGCTGACGCCGCCCGAGCGCTTCGGCGCCGCGACCTTCGAGGAAGACCTGCTGTCGACCTACCTGCTCGGCGGCCGCATCCCGCCGCACCCGGCGGTCGAGGACCCGACCGGCTTCGCCTCGGGCGCCTTCGAGTACCGGCTGTCGCTCGAGCCTCAGGCGCACGCCGACGTCGTGCTCGCCGTGCCGTGGCCGGGCGCGTCCGTGCCGACGATCGAGCCCGGTCGCAGCGCCGCCGAGCTCTTCGAGCAGAAGCTGCGCGAGATCGCGGACGAGTGGCGACGCGAGCTGTCGCGCGTCGAGATCGAGGTGCCGCCGGATCAGGAGCACCTCGTGCGCACCGTCAAGTCGACGCTCGCCTACATCCAGATCAATCGCGACGGTCCCGCGATCCAGCCGGGCTCGCGCAACTACGCGCGCTCGTGGATCCGCGATGGCGCCTTCACCGCCGGCGCGCTGCTCGACTTCGGCGCGCGCGAGGAGGTGCGCGCGTTCTTGAAGTGGTTCGCCGAGCACCAGTTCGAGGACGGCCGCATCCCGTGCTGCATCGACCGCCGCGGCGCGGATCGCGTGCCGGAGAACGACAGCAACGGCGAGTTCCTCTACACGGTCGCCGAGTACTACCGCTTCACGCGCGACCCGGGCTTCGTGTGGGAGATCTGGCCGGCGGTCGTGCGCGCCGTCGAGTTCATCGAGGCGCAGCGCGCCACGCGGCTCACCGCGGAGTACGACAGCGACGACAAGCTCGTCTTCCGCGGCCTCATGCCGGAGTCGATCAGCCACGAGGGCTACTCGGCGAACCCGGTGCACTCGTACTGGGACGACTTCTTCACGCTGCGCGGGCTCCGCGACGCGGTCGATCTCGCGCGCGCGGTCGACGACCACGAGCGCGCGCGGCACTGGGCCGAGCTACGCGACGCCTTCCGCAACGACCTCTACGCGTCGATCGAGCGGACGATCGCCAAGCACGGCATCGACTACCTCCCCGGCTCGGCCGAGCTCGGCGACTTCGACGCCACCTCGACCGCGGCGGCGATCTCGCCGGTCGGTGAGCTCGCGAACCTGCCCGCGGGGCCGCTCGCGAAGACCTTCGACCGCTACATGGAGTACGTGCGCGAGCGCGCGACGCGTCCGCCGGGCGAGGAGCAGTACTCGCCGTACGAGCTGCGCAACGTCGCGGCGCTCATCATGATGGGTCGGCGCGACGACGCGCTCGAGCTGCTCGAGCTGCTGATGGCCGACCGCCGTCCGGAGGCCTGGAACCAGTGGGCCGAGGTCGTGTGGCGCGACCCGGACATGCCGCGCTTCATCGGCGACATGCCGCACACCTGGGTCGGCGCGAGCTTCATGCGCTCGGTGCGGACGATGTACGCCTACGAGCGCGAGAACGACGCGGCGCTGGTGCTGGCGGCGGGTCTGCCGCTC